A window of Ananas comosus cultivar F153 linkage group 4, ASM154086v1, whole genome shotgun sequence contains these coding sequences:
- the LOC109709154 gene encoding CSC1-like protein At3g54510 isoform X2, whose translation MMMNAESLVASAGINLGLAVVVLTLFSVLKRQPGNAPVYFARRIAAGEPLPLDRLRPSFAWILAAFRLSDDDVLRHRGLDALVLLRLFKFGIKFFTVCSIVGVLVLVPVNYTCRQGLTRTKVSYSTDSFTISNVGRGSNRLWVHFTCLCFILFYVSYLLHKEYKQILDLRIRHISYHRHRPDQFTVLVRGIPLCTEHEARGCNVDHFFSKHYPLTYQSYQIIHSEKNVEELLSVASSMERKVKKLQKQAVRKCNFWHWISSKFQPNAADVAVHEETLKGVYRRIRLLQCENVLKQKELPVAFVSFKSRIGAALAAETQQHVNPLLWITELAPEPKDVLWNNLVIPYRRLAIHRIAVFIAAFLLTVFFAFPVTAVQGIVQFEKLKKWFPPVKAVQLIPGLSSVLAGYLPSAILNGFIYLIPFAMLAMASLEGCVSRSRKEMKACSMVFYFLIGNVFFLSLLSGSLLDQLGESFAHPKDFPSHLASAVSAQVNFFVTYILTDGMSGFSLEILQLGLLSWHFIKAHSFGQETKKLPYLYGFPYYRVVPIVSLAILIGMVYSVIAPLLLPFLIIYFLLGYAVYVNQMQYVYEIGYDTCGQYWPYIHHYIFISVVLMQITMVGLFGLKSKPGASICTLPLLVLNILFNEYCKIRFLPTFRHCTIQIAKENDDRDEKEHIEGIQESTLNSYQPPWMRPVGFDQESNSLIQPLVSS comes from the exons ATGATGATGAATGCGGAGAGCCTGGTGGCGTCGGCGGGGATCAACCTGGGGCTGGCGGTGGTGGTGCTGACGCTCTTCTCCGTGCTGAAGAGGCAGCCGGGCAACGCCCCCGTCTACTTCGCCCGACGCATCGCCGCCGGCGAGCCCCTCCCCCTCGACCGCCTCCGCCCCTCTTTCGCCTGGATCCTCGCCGCCTTCCGcctctccgacgacgacgtccTCCGCCACCGCGGCCTCGAcgccctcgtcctcctccgcctcttcaAGTTTGG GATCAAATTTTTTACAGTTTGCTCTATTGTTGGAGTTTTAGTTCTTGTACCAGTCAACTACACTTGTCGACAAGGTCTGACTCGTACAAAAGTCTCGTATTCCACGGACTCCTTCACAATATCTAATGTTGGAAGGGGCTCGAACAG GCTTTGGGTTCATTTCACATGCCTGtgctttatattattttacgtATCTTATTTGCTTCATAAG GAATACAAACAGATATTAGATCTGAGGATTCGCCATATTAGTTATCACAGGCACCGTCCTGACCAATTCACTGTACTGGTTCGTGGTATTCCTTTGTGCACAGAACATGAGGCCCGTGGTTGTAATGTCGATCACTTTTTCTCGAAGCACTATCCTTTAACTTACCAATCATATCAGATTATACACAGCGAAAAAAACGTTGAAGAATTATTG AGTGTGGCATCTTCGATGGAAAGAAAAGTGAAGAAATTGCAAAAACAAGCAGTACGGAAATGCAATTTTTGGCATTGGATCTCTAGTAAATTTCAACCAAATGCCGCAGATGTTGCAGTGCATGAAGAAACCCTGAAGGGGGTATACCGAAGAATACGTCTGCTTCAGTGTGAAAATGTACTGAAACAAAAG GAGTTACCAGTTGCTTTTGTCTCATTTAAATCTCGGATCGGTGCTGCTCTTGCTGCTGAGACACAACAGCATGTAAATCCACTATTATGGATCACAGAGTTAGCTCCGGAACCAAAAGACGTGCTATGGAACAATCTGGTCATCCCTTATCGTCGCTTGGCTATTCACAGGATCGCTGTGTTTATCGCGGCATTTCTTCTCACAGTTTTCTTTGCTTTCCCTGTCACGGCTGTTCAAGGAATTGTACAGTTTGAGAAATTAAAGAAGTGGTTCCCACCAGTGAAAGCAGTACAATTGAT ACCTGGGCTTAGTTCAGTCCTGGCCGGATACTTGCCAAGCGCGATTCTCAATGgttttatttatctaattccTTTTGCGATGCTTGCAATGGCCTCACTAGAAGGCTGCGTCTCCAGGAGCAGAAAGGAGATGAAGGCTTGTAGCATGGTTTTTTATTTCTTGATAGGGAATGTATTCTTCTTGAGCTTATTATCAGGTTCGCTGCTTGATCAACTTGGAGAGTCCTTTGCTCATCCAAAAGATTTTCCTAGTCATCTTGCAAGTGCTGTTTCTGCTCAAGTAA ATTTCTTCGTTACGTACATTTTAACCGACGGTATGTCAGGATTTTCCTTAGAAATTCTGCAGCTTGGTTTACTCAGTTGGCATTTTATAAAGGCCCATTCTTTTGGACAAGAAACAAAGAAACTTCCTTATCTTTATGGTTTTCCATATTATAGAGTTGTACCGATAGTTTCACTCGCAATATTGATCGGGATGGTCTATTCTGTCATCGCACCATTGTTGCTTCCATTTCTTATAATATACTTTTTACTTGGATATGCGGTGTACGTCAATCAg ATGCAATATGTATATGAAATTGGTTATGATACATGTGGGCAGTATTGGCCGTACATTCATCATTATATCTTCATTAGTGTTGTTCTCATGCAAATCACAATGGTTGGTCTCTTCGGATTAAAGTCAAAACCGGGAGCTTCAATTTGTACACTACCACTACTTGTTTTGAATATCTTGTTTAATGAGTATTGCAAGATCCGGTTTCTTCCAACCTTCCGTCATTGCACAATCCAG attgCGAAGGAGAACGATGATCGGGATGAAAAGGAGCACATTGAAGGCATTCAAGAGTCCACATTAAACTCTTACCAGCCCCCATGGATGCGCCCAGTTGGTTTCGATCAAGAATCTAATAGTCTCATACAGCCTCTGGTTTCTTCTTAA
- the LOC109709155 gene encoding ganglioside-induced differentiation-associated protein 2, protein MSGASGEEFSVVVLASDLGVDARSLLTPSERRHASAGDDEVWHDCPSHLGDEDFSDLDALQAFRVEGADRSGCRILRIVGKFFPAQIISGERLRRYVFHKIQSELPEGPFCVVYMHSTVQSGDNNPGMSVLRWIYQDLPPDFKERLRVVYFLHPGLRSRLAIATFGRFFLSGGLYWKIKYVSRLQYLWEDIKKGEVEIPEFVQRHDEVLEHRPLTDYGIEPDPLHLTEVPSLGYSLGRYEDKWSSRDYY, encoded by the exons atgtcGGGAGCGTCGGGGGAGGAGTTCTCGGTGGTGGTGCTGGCGTCGGACCTGGGGGTCGACGCGCGCTCGCTGCTCACCCCCTCGGAGCGCCGGCACGCCTCAGCAGGCGACGACGAGGTCTGGCACGACTGCCCCTCCCATCTCGGCGACGAGGACTTCTCCGATCTCGACGCCCTCCAAGCCTTCCGCGTCGAGGGCGCCGACCGCTCCGGCTGCCGCATCCTCCGCATCGTCGGCAAGTTCTTTCCAG CTCAAATTATCAGCGGGGAACGTCTGAGGAGGTACGTTTTCCACAAGATTCAGTCGGAGTTGCCCGAGGGTCCGTTCTGCGTTGTGTACATGCATAGCACGGTTCAATCGGGGGATAACAACCCCGGCATGTCGGTATTGCGGTGGATTTATCAGGATCTTCCTCCTGATTTCAAGGAGAGGCTCAGAGTCGTCTACTTCTTGCACCCCGGGCTCCGGTCGCGGCTCGCCATTGCTACGTTTGGGAGGTTCTTCTTGAGCGGAGg ATTGTATTGGAAAATCAAGTACGTCAGTCGCTTGCAGTATCTGTGGGAGGACATAAAGAAAGGAGAAGTCGAAATCCCCGAGTTTGTGCAACGGCACGATGAGGTTCTCGAGCATAGGCCGTTAACTGACTACGGCATAGAGCCCGATCCTCTCCATTTAACTGAGGTGCCATCTCTGGGATATTCACTTGGAAGGTATGAAGATAAATGGTCTTCTCGCGACTATTACTAA
- the LOC109708379 gene encoding pyrroline-5-carboxylate reductase, with the protein MYMAAAAAVVPPSGEAAAFKLGFIGAGNLAESIARGVAKSSVLPPSSIRTAHRRPDRRAVFQSFGVRIFDSNAQVVDDSDVVIISVKPQAVKHVLLELRPFFTEEKLLVSIAAGIKMKDLQEWSGQRRLIRVMPNTPSAVGQAASVMCMGEMATKKDEERVASLFSAIGRVWKADEKYFDAITGLSGSGPAYVYLAIEALADGGVAAGLPRDLALGLATQTVLGAAAMVGGTGKHPGQLKDEVTSPAGTTIAGIQELERGAFRGTLINAVVAATKRCRELSQT; encoded by the exons ATGtacatggcggcggcggcggcggtggttcCTCCGtcgggggaggcggcggcgttCAAGCTAGGGTTTATCGGGGCGGGGAATCTGGCGGAGAGCATCGCCAGGGGCGTCGCCAAGTCCTCCGTGCTGCCCCCCTCCAGCATCCGCACCGCCCACCGCCGCCCCGACCGCCGCGCCGTCTTCCAATCCTTCGGCGTCCGCATCTTCGACTCCAACGCCCAG GTAGTCGACGACAGCGATGTCGTTATTATCTCCGTGAAACCCCAAGCCG TTAAACATGTTCTTCTGGAACTAAGGCCCTTCTTTACAGAAGAGAAACTTCTAGTTTCAATTGCTGCAGGAATCAAAATGAAAGATTTGCAG GAATGGTCTGGTCAGCGTCGGTTAATTAGGGTAATGCCAAATACTCCTTCAGCAGTAGGTCAAGCAGCATCAG TCATGTGCATGGGCGAAATGGCaacaaagaaagatgaagaacGTGTAGCTAGTTTGTTCAGTGCAATTGGAAGGGTATGGAAAGctgatgaaaaatattttgacgcTATAACTGGCTTGAG CGGTAGTGGCCCTGCTTACGTATATCTGGCAATAGAGGCGCTGGCTGATGGTGGGGTGGCTGCTGGTCTTCCTCGAGATCTTGCTCTTGGTCTAGCTACTCAGACA GTTCTTGGAGCTGCAGCCATGGTAGGCGGAACCGGAAAGCATCCTGGTCAACTGAAAGATGAGGTCACATCTCCAGCTGGAACTACGATAGCTGGGATTCAGGAACTGGAGAGGGGTGCATTCCGCGGTACATTGATAAACGCCGTTGTTGCTGCCACAAAACGGTGTCGAGAACTTTCTCAAACATAG
- the LOC109709695 gene encoding U-box domain-containing protein 44-like, translating into MQPQPLLSDLSQSLSETLAAASAVPLFASLIGGLNPVLQAIQQSQPDVGTLGAVESLGPEIRRARAVVRGCGASAVRARLLEDAARGVGRGLGRVIEAWAEAPAEMRAEMERLRKEMLDVRFGDQLKGKQGEIVADADDLMVRIKNGDEDELGVVLSEIGILMEEGFLVVGEGGSLIPALLNRLGSANCGNRVKIISALRSLAARGNDNKEKMASVDALSIIVRSLARCTEERREAVGLLLDISDILKVRQRIGRIKGSILMLVALQNGDDPRAKDDAGKLLHALSANTQNVLLMAEAGCFVPMMHHLREGSDMNKILMATAISRMLLTEQMKAVLGEGSIEPLVKMFTYGKLEAKQAALGAIRNLSTLAENTELLINCDVISPLFQVLFSVTSVLMTLREPAAALLSTLAKSELILHHRNVAQQILSLLNLLNPAIQLHLLHALNSIVSHSTAKRVRAKLRENGVMQLLQPFLTESNSEIRAVSLNLIFNLSKDSTQELTQQLGESNVNILIRIIFSSTSESEKAAAIGILSNLPVKDKRATEFLNKANLLPLVISLLGTSISSSSTPPTRKWLLENISGLLIRFTIPWDKKLQSTAVSQGVIGCLRKLLSDGSIIAKSRAATSLAQLSQNSLTLCKAKSPKWLCVSPSSETYCEVHNGHCTVKSTFCLCKAGIVSPLIQVLEGKEREADIEVLEALGTLMQDEMWERGSKVIEKASGVPALLRVLEEGNLKAQEKAIWMLERIFRLEIYREMYAGASQALLIDLTQRGDPILRPMIAKILAHLQLLQMQSSYFSDVLILS; encoded by the exons ATGCAACCCCAACCCCTCCTCTCCGACCTCTCCCAATCCCTCTCCGAAACGCTCGCCGCTGCCTCCGCGGTCCCGCTCTTCGCGTCCTTGATCGGGGGATTGAACCCCGTTCTCCAAGCCATTCAACAATCGCAGCCCGATGTCGGAACACTGGGCGCCGTGGAGTCCCTCGGCCCCGAGATCCGCCGCGCCCGCGCCGTGGTGCGCGGCTGCGGCGCGTCGGCGGTGCGCGCCCGGTTGCTCGAGGACGCCGCGCGCGGCGTCGGGCGCGGCCTCGGCCGCGTGATCGAGGCGTGGGCGGAGGCGCCGGCGGAGATGAGGGCGGAGATGGAGCGGCTGAGGAAGGAGATGCTGGATGTGAGATTCGGTGATCAGCTGAAAGGGAAGCAGGGGGAGATTGTTGCCGACGCCGACGACTTGATGGTGAGGATCAAGAATGGGGATGAGGACGAGCTCGGCGTTGTGCTTTCGGAGATTGGGATTTTGATGGAAGAGGGGTTTTTGGTGGTGGGAGAAGGCGGGAGCTTGATTCCGGCCTTGTTGAATCGATTGGGTTCGGCGAATTGTGGCAACAGAGTGAAGATAATCTCGGCTTTGAGAAGTCTTGCAGCCCGCGGCAATGATAACAAG GAGAAAATGGCAAGTGTTGATGCACTTTCGATTATTGTGAGGTCTTTGGCGAGATGTACCGAGGAGAGGAGGGAAGCGGTGGGATTGCTTTTGGATATATCGGACATCTTGAAAGTCCGGCAGAGAATAGGTCGAATCAAGGGATCTATTCTTATGTTGGTCGCACTACAAAATGGAGATGACCCGCGTGCTAAGGATGATGCAGGAAAGTTGTTACATGCTTTATCGGCCAACACACAAAATGTTCTTCTGATGGCGGAGGCTGGTTGTTTTGTACCGATGATGCACCATCTTAGAGAAG GTTCTGATATGAACAAGATTCTCATGGCGACGGCCATTTCGAGGATGTTACTCACGGAACAAATGAAAGCCGTGCTTGGAGAAGGCTCAATCGAACCCCTGGTGAAAATGTTCACTTATGGGAAGCTCGAAGCTAAGCAAGCCGCACTGGGCGCCATTCGCAACCTCTCTACCTTGGCAGAAAATACAGAACTCTTGATAAATTGTGATGTAATCTCACCGCTATTTCAAGTTCTTTTCTCCGTTACATCAGTGCTCATGACACTTCGAGAACCCGCTGCAGCACTACTATCAACTCTAGCGAAATCCGAACTAATCCTTCACCATAGAAATGTGGCTCAGCAAATTCTCTCACTTCTCAACTTATTGAATCCAGCTATCCAGCTTCACCTTTTACACGCTCTCAATAGCATAGTGAGTCATTCTACTGCGAAAAGAGTCAGAGCTAAACTTAGAGAAAATGGTGTCATGCAGCTTCTCCAACCATTCCTAACAGAAAGCAATTCGGAAATTAGGGCTGTCTCATTGAATCTAATATTCAATCTGTCAAAAGATTCCACACAAGAGTTGACTCAACAGCTTGGGGAGTCCAATGTCAACATCTTGATAAGGATTATCTTCTCATCAACATCCGAGAGCGAAAAGGCTGCCGCCATCGGAATTCTTAGTAATCTACCGGTGAAGGACAAAAGGGCAACTGAATTTCTTAATAAAGCGAATTTGCTTCCACTTGTAATCTCTTTATTAGGGACAAGCATAAGTTCTTCTTCAACACCACCTACAAGGAAATGGTTACTTGAGAATATTTCTGGGTTATTGATTCGGTTCACCATTCCCTGGGATAAGAAACTACAGAGTACAGCAGTTTCTCAGGGAGTGATCGGTTGCCTTCGCAAGCTACTCTCAGATGGATCGATAATTGCCAAGTCCCGAGCAGCAACTTCATTGGCTCAGCTCTCGCAGAACTCGCTCACTTTGTGCAAGGCCAAGTCACCAAAATGGTTGTGTGTATCCCCTTCCTCTGAAACTTATTGCGAGGTTCACAATGGTCATTGCACTGTCAAAAGCACTTTCTGCTTATGTAAGGCCGGTATCGTAAGTCCTTTAATACAAGTGTTAGAGGGCAAGGAGCGAGAAGCAGATATTGAGGTTCTAGAAGCTctgggtactctaatgcaagaCGAGATGTGGGAAAGGGGAAGCAAAGTTATCGAGAAAGCGTCCGGAGTGCCGGCTCTTCTGCGCGTCCTTGAAGAGGGTAATTTGAAGGCTCAAGAGAAGGCAATATGGATGCTCGAGAGGATCTTTCGGCTTGAAATTTACAGAGAAATGTACGCCGGAGCTTCTCAGGCTCTGCTTATTGATCTCACGCAGAGGGGAGATCCGATCCTGAGACCGATGATTGCTAAAATATTGGCTCACCTCCAACTGTTGCAGATGCAATCTAGCTACTTTTCAGATGTCTTAATTTTGTCATAG
- the LOC109709154 gene encoding CSC1-like protein At3g54510 isoform X1 produces MMMNAESLVASAGINLGLAVVVLTLFSVLKRQPGNAPVYFARRIAAGEPLPLDRLRPSFAWILAAFRLSDDDVLRHRGLDALVLLRLFKFGIKFFTVCSIVGVLVLVPVNYTCRQGLTRTKVSYSTDSFTISNVGRGSNRLWVHFTCLCFILFYVSYLLHKEYKQILDLRIRHISYHRHRPDQFTVLVRGIPLCTEHEARGCNVDHFFSKHYPLTYQSYQIIHSEKNVEELLSVASSMERKVKKLQKQAVRKCNFWHWISSKFQPNAADVAVHEETLKGVYRRIRLLQCENVLKQKELPVAFVSFKSRIGAALAAETQQHVNPLLWITELAPEPKDVLWNNLVIPYRRLAIHRIAVFIAAFLLTVFFAFPVTAVQGIVQFEKLKKWFPPVKAVQLIPGLSSVLAGYLPSAILNGFIYLIPFAMLAMASLEGCVSRSRKEMKACSMVFYFLIGNVFFLSLLSGSLLDQLGESFAHPKDFPSHLASAVSAQMQYVYEIGYDTCGQYWPYIHHYIFISVVLMQITMVGLFGLKSKPGASICTLPLLVLNILFNEYCKIRFLPTFRHCTIQIAKENDDRDEKEHIEGIQESTLNSYQPPWMRPVGFDQESNSLIQPLVSS; encoded by the exons ATGATGATGAATGCGGAGAGCCTGGTGGCGTCGGCGGGGATCAACCTGGGGCTGGCGGTGGTGGTGCTGACGCTCTTCTCCGTGCTGAAGAGGCAGCCGGGCAACGCCCCCGTCTACTTCGCCCGACGCATCGCCGCCGGCGAGCCCCTCCCCCTCGACCGCCTCCGCCCCTCTTTCGCCTGGATCCTCGCCGCCTTCCGcctctccgacgacgacgtccTCCGCCACCGCGGCCTCGAcgccctcgtcctcctccgcctcttcaAGTTTGG GATCAAATTTTTTACAGTTTGCTCTATTGTTGGAGTTTTAGTTCTTGTACCAGTCAACTACACTTGTCGACAAGGTCTGACTCGTACAAAAGTCTCGTATTCCACGGACTCCTTCACAATATCTAATGTTGGAAGGGGCTCGAACAG GCTTTGGGTTCATTTCACATGCCTGtgctttatattattttacgtATCTTATTTGCTTCATAAG GAATACAAACAGATATTAGATCTGAGGATTCGCCATATTAGTTATCACAGGCACCGTCCTGACCAATTCACTGTACTGGTTCGTGGTATTCCTTTGTGCACAGAACATGAGGCCCGTGGTTGTAATGTCGATCACTTTTTCTCGAAGCACTATCCTTTAACTTACCAATCATATCAGATTATACACAGCGAAAAAAACGTTGAAGAATTATTG AGTGTGGCATCTTCGATGGAAAGAAAAGTGAAGAAATTGCAAAAACAAGCAGTACGGAAATGCAATTTTTGGCATTGGATCTCTAGTAAATTTCAACCAAATGCCGCAGATGTTGCAGTGCATGAAGAAACCCTGAAGGGGGTATACCGAAGAATACGTCTGCTTCAGTGTGAAAATGTACTGAAACAAAAG GAGTTACCAGTTGCTTTTGTCTCATTTAAATCTCGGATCGGTGCTGCTCTTGCTGCTGAGACACAACAGCATGTAAATCCACTATTATGGATCACAGAGTTAGCTCCGGAACCAAAAGACGTGCTATGGAACAATCTGGTCATCCCTTATCGTCGCTTGGCTATTCACAGGATCGCTGTGTTTATCGCGGCATTTCTTCTCACAGTTTTCTTTGCTTTCCCTGTCACGGCTGTTCAAGGAATTGTACAGTTTGAGAAATTAAAGAAGTGGTTCCCACCAGTGAAAGCAGTACAATTGAT ACCTGGGCTTAGTTCAGTCCTGGCCGGATACTTGCCAAGCGCGATTCTCAATGgttttatttatctaattccTTTTGCGATGCTTGCAATGGCCTCACTAGAAGGCTGCGTCTCCAGGAGCAGAAAGGAGATGAAGGCTTGTAGCATGGTTTTTTATTTCTTGATAGGGAATGTATTCTTCTTGAGCTTATTATCAGGTTCGCTGCTTGATCAACTTGGAGAGTCCTTTGCTCATCCAAAAGATTTTCCTAGTCATCTTGCAAGTGCTGTTTCTGCTCAA ATGCAATATGTATATGAAATTGGTTATGATACATGTGGGCAGTATTGGCCGTACATTCATCATTATATCTTCATTAGTGTTGTTCTCATGCAAATCACAATGGTTGGTCTCTTCGGATTAAAGTCAAAACCGGGAGCTTCAATTTGTACACTACCACTACTTGTTTTGAATATCTTGTTTAATGAGTATTGCAAGATCCGGTTTCTTCCAACCTTCCGTCATTGCACAATCCAG attgCGAAGGAGAACGATGATCGGGATGAAAAGGAGCACATTGAAGGCATTCAAGAGTCCACATTAAACTCTTACCAGCCCCCATGGATGCGCCCAGTTGGTTTCGATCAAGAATCTAATAGTCTCATACAGCCTCTGGTTTCTTCTTAA